Proteins co-encoded in one Lates calcarifer isolate ASB-BC8 linkage group LG17, TLL_Latcal_v3, whole genome shotgun sequence genomic window:
- the prkaa2 gene encoding 5'-AMP-activated protein kinase catalytic subunit alpha-2 isoform X2, giving the protein MMSDGEFLRTSCGSPNYAAPEVISGRLYAGPEVDIWSCGVILYALLCGTLPFDDEHVPTLFKKIRGGVFYIPEYLTRSVASLLMLMLQVDPLKRATIKDIREHEWFKQDLPGYLFPEDPSYDATVLDEEAVREVCEKFECTESEVVSSLYSGDPQDQLAVAYHLIIDNRRIMTQASEFYLASSPPQGSFIEEGMPLPPGVKPHPERMPPLLADSPKARCPLDALNTTRPKPLAVKKSKWHLGIRSQSRPYDIMAEVYRAMKQLNFDWKVVNPYHLRVRRKNPVTGNLVKMSLQLYQVDNRSYLLDFKSIDDDIIEAVGFKSGSSTPQRSGSTAGLHRPRLSIDSASPAIDLPQLSSSLPGSLSGSSPQLTPRQGSHTMDFFEMCASLITTLAR; this is encoded by the exons ATGATGTCAGATGGGGAGTTCTTACGGACAAGCTGTGGCTCACCCAACTATGCTGCTCCAGAGGTCATCtcaggaag gctCTATGCAGGCCCAGAGGTGGACATCTGGAGCTGTGGGGTGATCCTGTACGCTCTGCTATGCGGGACTCTGCCCTTTGATGATGAGCACGTCCCCACGCTGTTTAAGAAGATCAGAGGAGGCGTCTTCTACATCCCAGAGTACCTGACCCGCTCTGTGGCCTCACTGCTGATGCTCATGCTACAGGTTGACCCTCTGAAGAGAGCCACCATCAAAGACATCAG GGAACATGAGTGGTTTAAGCAGGACCTGCCAGGCTACCTGTTCCCTGAAGACCCTTCATATGATGCCACAGTCCTGGATGAGGAGGCTGTCAGAGAAGTGTGCGAGAAGTTTGAATGCACTGAGTCTGAGGTTGTGTCCAGCCTTTACAGTGGAGATCCACAG GATCAGCTAGCAGTGGCTTATCATCTTATCATAGACAACCGACGCATCATGACTCAGGCCAGTGAGTTTTACTTGGCCTCCAGTCCTCCCCAGGGCTCCTTCATAGAAGAAGGCATGCCACTGCCCCCTGGAGTCAAACCCCACCCAGAGAGGATGCCTCCGCTCCTGGCTGACAGCCCCAAGGCTCGCTGTCCTCTGGATGCTCTCAACACCACCCGGCCCAAACCTCTGGCAGTGAAGAAGTCCAAGTGGCACCTTGGTATCAGGAGTCAGAGTAGACCCTATGATATCATGGCTGAAGTGTACAGAGCTATGAAACAACTCAACTTTGACTGGAAG GTGGTGAACCCATACCATCTACGAGTGCGGAGGAAGAATCCAGTGACGGGCAACCTGGTGAAAATGAGCCTGCAGCTCTACCAGGTGGACAACAGATCCTACCTCCTCGACTTCAAGAGCATTGATG ATGACATCATTGAGGCGGTGGGCTTCAAATCGGGTTCGTCCACTCCTCAGAGGTCGGGCTCCACTGCCGGTCTCCACAGACCCCGACTGAGCATCGACTCTGCAAGCCCTGCCATTGATTTGCCCCAGctcagctcctctctccctgGGTCCCTGTCCGGTAGCTCCCCTCAACTCACTCCACGTCAGGGATCACACACCATGGACTTCTTTGAAATGTGTGCCAGTCTCATCACCACACTCGCACGCTGA
- the prkaa2 gene encoding 5'-AMP-activated protein kinase catalytic subunit alpha-2 isoform X1, whose translation MAERQQQKHEGRVKIGHYILGDTLGVGTFGKVKIGEHQLTGHKVAVKILNRQKIRSLDVVGKIKREIQNLKLFRHPHIIKLYQVISTPTDFFMVMEYVSGGELFDYICKNGRVEDTEARRLFQQIISAVDYCHRHMVVHRDLKPENVLLDASKNAKIADFGLSNMMSDGEFLRTSCGSPNYAAPEVISGRLYAGPEVDIWSCGVILYALLCGTLPFDDEHVPTLFKKIRGGVFYIPEYLTRSVASLLMLMLQVDPLKRATIKDIREHEWFKQDLPGYLFPEDPSYDATVLDEEAVREVCEKFECTESEVVSSLYSGDPQDQLAVAYHLIIDNRRIMTQASEFYLASSPPQGSFIEEGMPLPPGVKPHPERMPPLLADSPKARCPLDALNTTRPKPLAVKKSKWHLGIRSQSRPYDIMAEVYRAMKQLNFDWKVVNPYHLRVRRKNPVTGNLVKMSLQLYQVDNRSYLLDFKSIDDDIIEAVGFKSGSSTPQRSGSTAGLHRPRLSIDSASPAIDLPQLSSSLPGSLSGSSPQLTPRQGSHTMDFFEMCASLITTLAR comes from the exons ATGGCAGAGCGGCAACAACAGAAACACGAAGGCAGGGTAAAGATCGGCCATTACATCCTCGGCGACACACTCGGAGTGGGAACATTCGGGAAAGTGAAGA tcGGAGAGCATCAGTTGACGGGCCATAAAGTGGCCGTAAAGATCCTAAACAGACAGAAGATTCGCAGTCTCGATGTCGTGGGGAAGATCAAACGAGAGATCCAGAATCTCAAACTGTTCAGACACCCACACATCATCAAGCT gtACCAGGTGATAAGTACACCCACAGATTTCTTCATGGTTATGGAGTATGTGTCTGGAGGTGAACTGTTTGACTACATCTGCAAAAATGGACGG GTGGAGGACACAGAAGCTCGTCGTCTTTTCCAGCAGATTATCTCAGCTGTAGACTACTGCCACAGGCACATGGTGGTCCACAGAGACCTCAAACCTGAGAATGTCCTGCTGGACGCCAGCAAGAACGCCAAGATTGCCGACTTTG GTCTGTCAAACATGATGTCAGATGGGGAGTTCTTACGGACAAGCTGTGGCTCACCCAACTATGCTGCTCCAGAGGTCATCtcaggaag gctCTATGCAGGCCCAGAGGTGGACATCTGGAGCTGTGGGGTGATCCTGTACGCTCTGCTATGCGGGACTCTGCCCTTTGATGATGAGCACGTCCCCACGCTGTTTAAGAAGATCAGAGGAGGCGTCTTCTACATCCCAGAGTACCTGACCCGCTCTGTGGCCTCACTGCTGATGCTCATGCTACAGGTTGACCCTCTGAAGAGAGCCACCATCAAAGACATCAG GGAACATGAGTGGTTTAAGCAGGACCTGCCAGGCTACCTGTTCCCTGAAGACCCTTCATATGATGCCACAGTCCTGGATGAGGAGGCTGTCAGAGAAGTGTGCGAGAAGTTTGAATGCACTGAGTCTGAGGTTGTGTCCAGCCTTTACAGTGGAGATCCACAG GATCAGCTAGCAGTGGCTTATCATCTTATCATAGACAACCGACGCATCATGACTCAGGCCAGTGAGTTTTACTTGGCCTCCAGTCCTCCCCAGGGCTCCTTCATAGAAGAAGGCATGCCACTGCCCCCTGGAGTCAAACCCCACCCAGAGAGGATGCCTCCGCTCCTGGCTGACAGCCCCAAGGCTCGCTGTCCTCTGGATGCTCTCAACACCACCCGGCCCAAACCTCTGGCAGTGAAGAAGTCCAAGTGGCACCTTGGTATCAGGAGTCAGAGTAGACCCTATGATATCATGGCTGAAGTGTACAGAGCTATGAAACAACTCAACTTTGACTGGAAG GTGGTGAACCCATACCATCTACGAGTGCGGAGGAAGAATCCAGTGACGGGCAACCTGGTGAAAATGAGCCTGCAGCTCTACCAGGTGGACAACAGATCCTACCTCCTCGACTTCAAGAGCATTGATG ATGACATCATTGAGGCGGTGGGCTTCAAATCGGGTTCGTCCACTCCTCAGAGGTCGGGCTCCACTGCCGGTCTCCACAGACCCCGACTGAGCATCGACTCTGCAAGCCCTGCCATTGATTTGCCCCAGctcagctcctctctccctgGGTCCCTGTCCGGTAGCTCCCCTCAACTCACTCCACGTCAGGGATCACACACCATGGACTTCTTTGAAATGTGTGCCAGTCTCATCACCACACTCGCACGCTGA